From one Trachemys scripta elegans isolate TJP31775 chromosome 14, CAS_Tse_1.0, whole genome shotgun sequence genomic stretch:
- the LOC117887189 gene encoding zinc finger protein 660-like isoform X1, giving the protein MQENYESLILLDFPIPKPNVISRMETVEELGVPDPHAAKEWEILRVAPTADDGMGSEHEEENLEQESPEMVELDMMLLGRAEENIFQGPELGEACESQCGLERQQENHPDERLGISTHQGEGFKEFSNISVNRRTEKSETQKTCTECEKTFSWRSELLIHQRLHTGEKPYKCLDCGKSFTRSSNRNAHQRIHTGDKPYKCTECGKSFSQSSHLVKHQRLHVGEKPYKCTKCGKSFSWSSDLIVHQRIHTGERPYKCLDCGKSFNRSSNLNTHQRAHMGEGPYNCTECGKSFSYCSSFIRHQRTHTGEKPYKCTECGKTFFESSALIRHQRSHTGEMPYKCTECGKSFFESSSLIKHQRIHTGEKPYKCPDCGKSFKQSSSLINHLRTHTGEKPYKCTDCGKSFTVSSALIRHQRIHL; this is encoded by the exons atgcaggagaactatgagtcCCTGATATTGCTGG ACTTTCCAATTCCTAAACCCAACGTGATCTCTCGGATGGAAACAGTGGAAGAGCTGGGTGTCCCGGATCCCCACGCCGCTAAGGAATGGGAGATCCTGAGAGTAGCCCCCACAG CAGATGATGGGATGGGGAGTGAGCATGAGGAGGAGAATCTGGAGCAGGAAAGCCCTGAGATGGTGGAATTGGACATGATGTTGCTGGGAAGAGCTGAAGAGAACATTTTCCAGGGTCCTGAACTTGGAGAAGCCTGTGAGAGTCAATGTGGACtggagaggcagcaggaaaaCCACCCAGATGAGAGACTAGGGATATCCACTCACCAAGGAGAAGGGTTTAAGGAATTCAGCAACATCAGCGTCAACCGGAGAACAGAGAAGTCAGAAACCCAGAAAACATGCACTGAGTGTGAGAAAACCTTTTCTTGGAGGTCAGAGCTGCTAATCCACCAGAGACTGCAtacgggagagaaaccctacaaatgcctcgactgtgggaaaagtttcacacGAAGCTCAAACCGTAATGctcatcagaggatccacacaggagatAAGCCCTATAAAtgcactgagtgtgggaaaagcttcagccaAAGCTCACACCTGGTGAAACATCAGCGGCTGCACGTGGGAGAGAAGCCCTACAAGTGTACGAAATGTGGAAAAAGCTTCAGCTGGAGCTCAGACCTTATTGttcaccagagaatccacacaggagagagaccctataaatgcctcgactgtgggaaaagcttcaatcggaGCTCGAACCTTAACACGCATCAGAGAGCCCACATGGGAGAGGGCCCCTACAATTGCaccgagtgtgggaaaagcttcagttacTGCTCCTCCTTCATTAGAcaccagagaacccacacaggagagaaaccctacaaatgcaccgagtgtgggaaaaccttcttCGAGAGTTCGGCCCTTATCAGGCACCAGAGGAGCCACACTGGAGAGATGCCCTACAAATGCaccgagtgtgggaaaagcttcttCGAGAGCTCATCTCTTATCAAGCACCAGAGGATCCACACCGGAGAGAAGCCCTACAAATGCCCtgactgcgggaagagcttcaagCAGAGTTCATCCCTCATCAATCATCTGAGGACCCACACCGGAGAGAAACCTTACAAATGCaccgactgtgggaaaagcttcaccgTGAGCTCCGCTCTGATtagacatcagaggatccaccTGTGA
- the LOC117887189 gene encoding zinc finger protein 660-like isoform X2, translating into MQENYESLILLDFPIPKPNVISRMETVEELGVPDPHAAKEWEILRVAPTDDGMGSEHEEENLEQESPEMVELDMMLLGRAEENIFQGPELGEACESQCGLERQQENHPDERLGISTHQGEGFKEFSNISVNRRTEKSETQKTCTECEKTFSWRSELLIHQRLHTGEKPYKCLDCGKSFTRSSNRNAHQRIHTGDKPYKCTECGKSFSQSSHLVKHQRLHVGEKPYKCTKCGKSFSWSSDLIVHQRIHTGERPYKCLDCGKSFNRSSNLNTHQRAHMGEGPYNCTECGKSFSYCSSFIRHQRTHTGEKPYKCTECGKTFFESSALIRHQRSHTGEMPYKCTECGKSFFESSSLIKHQRIHTGEKPYKCPDCGKSFKQSSSLINHLRTHTGEKPYKCTDCGKSFTVSSALIRHQRIHL; encoded by the exons atgcaggagaactatgagtcCCTGATATTGCTGG ACTTTCCAATTCCTAAACCCAACGTGATCTCTCGGATGGAAACAGTGGAAGAGCTGGGTGTCCCGGATCCCCACGCCGCTAAGGAATGGGAGATCCTGAGAGTAGCCCCCACAG ATGATGGGATGGGGAGTGAGCATGAGGAGGAGAATCTGGAGCAGGAAAGCCCTGAGATGGTGGAATTGGACATGATGTTGCTGGGAAGAGCTGAAGAGAACATTTTCCAGGGTCCTGAACTTGGAGAAGCCTGTGAGAGTCAATGTGGACtggagaggcagcaggaaaaCCACCCAGATGAGAGACTAGGGATATCCACTCACCAAGGAGAAGGGTTTAAGGAATTCAGCAACATCAGCGTCAACCGGAGAACAGAGAAGTCAGAAACCCAGAAAACATGCACTGAGTGTGAGAAAACCTTTTCTTGGAGGTCAGAGCTGCTAATCCACCAGAGACTGCAtacgggagagaaaccctacaaatgcctcgactgtgggaaaagtttcacacGAAGCTCAAACCGTAATGctcatcagaggatccacacaggagatAAGCCCTATAAAtgcactgagtgtgggaaaagcttcagccaAAGCTCACACCTGGTGAAACATCAGCGGCTGCACGTGGGAGAGAAGCCCTACAAGTGTACGAAATGTGGAAAAAGCTTCAGCTGGAGCTCAGACCTTATTGttcaccagagaatccacacaggagagagaccctataaatgcctcgactgtgggaaaagcttcaatcggaGCTCGAACCTTAACACGCATCAGAGAGCCCACATGGGAGAGGGCCCCTACAATTGCaccgagtgtgggaaaagcttcagttacTGCTCCTCCTTCATTAGAcaccagagaacccacacaggagagaaaccctacaaatgcaccgagtgtgggaaaaccttcttCGAGAGTTCGGCCCTTATCAGGCACCAGAGGAGCCACACTGGAGAGATGCCCTACAAATGCaccgagtgtgggaaaagcttcttCGAGAGCTCATCTCTTATCAAGCACCAGAGGATCCACACCGGAGAGAAGCCCTACAAATGCCCtgactgcgggaagagcttcaagCAGAGTTCATCCCTCATCAATCATCTGAGGACCCACACCGGAGAGAAACCTTACAAATGCaccgactgtgggaaaagcttcaccgTGAGCTCCGCTCTGATtagacatcagaggatccaccTGTGA
- the LOC117887189 gene encoding zinc finger protein 239-like isoform X3: MGSEHEEENLEQESPEMVELDMMLLGRAEENIFQGPELGEACESQCGLERQQENHPDERLGISTHQGEGFKEFSNISVNRRTEKSETQKTCTECEKTFSWRSELLIHQRLHTGEKPYKCLDCGKSFTRSSNRNAHQRIHTGDKPYKCTECGKSFSQSSHLVKHQRLHVGEKPYKCTKCGKSFSWSSDLIVHQRIHTGERPYKCLDCGKSFNRSSNLNTHQRAHMGEGPYNCTECGKSFSYCSSFIRHQRTHTGEKPYKCTECGKTFFESSALIRHQRSHTGEMPYKCTECGKSFFESSSLIKHQRIHTGEKPYKCPDCGKSFKQSSSLINHLRTHTGEKPYKCTDCGKSFTVSSALIRHQRIHL; encoded by the coding sequence ATGGGGAGTGAGCATGAGGAGGAGAATCTGGAGCAGGAAAGCCCTGAGATGGTGGAATTGGACATGATGTTGCTGGGAAGAGCTGAAGAGAACATTTTCCAGGGTCCTGAACTTGGAGAAGCCTGTGAGAGTCAATGTGGACtggagaggcagcaggaaaaCCACCCAGATGAGAGACTAGGGATATCCACTCACCAAGGAGAAGGGTTTAAGGAATTCAGCAACATCAGCGTCAACCGGAGAACAGAGAAGTCAGAAACCCAGAAAACATGCACTGAGTGTGAGAAAACCTTTTCTTGGAGGTCAGAGCTGCTAATCCACCAGAGACTGCAtacgggagagaaaccctacaaatgcctcgactgtgggaaaagtttcacacGAAGCTCAAACCGTAATGctcatcagaggatccacacaggagatAAGCCCTATAAAtgcactgagtgtgggaaaagcttcagccaAAGCTCACACCTGGTGAAACATCAGCGGCTGCACGTGGGAGAGAAGCCCTACAAGTGTACGAAATGTGGAAAAAGCTTCAGCTGGAGCTCAGACCTTATTGttcaccagagaatccacacaggagagagaccctataaatgcctcgactgtgggaaaagcttcaatcggaGCTCGAACCTTAACACGCATCAGAGAGCCCACATGGGAGAGGGCCCCTACAATTGCaccgagtgtgggaaaagcttcagttacTGCTCCTCCTTCATTAGAcaccagagaacccacacaggagagaaaccctacaaatgcaccgagtgtgggaaaaccttcttCGAGAGTTCGGCCCTTATCAGGCACCAGAGGAGCCACACTGGAGAGATGCCCTACAAATGCaccgagtgtgggaaaagcttcttCGAGAGCTCATCTCTTATCAAGCACCAGAGGATCCACACCGGAGAGAAGCCCTACAAATGCCCtgactgcgggaagagcttcaagCAGAGTTCATCCCTCATCAATCATCTGAGGACCCACACCGGAGAGAAACCTTACAAATGCaccgactgtgggaaaagcttcaccgTGAGCTCCGCTCTGATtagacatcagaggatccaccTGTGA